One window of Sphingobacteriales bacterium genomic DNA carries:
- a CDS encoding TAT-variant-translocated molybdopterin oxidoreductase — MQHKKYWKGFEELNEDSKFLQEKRNEFPEDLPILNELGNVVNENTATRRDFLKVLGFSVTAAAIAASCEIPVRRAIPYAIKPEELVPGIANFYASSFLSGNDYCSILVKTREGRPIKIEGNPLSEITQGATNARAQAAVVSLYDGSRSLSPKKDGEVADWKTIDGEIKQKLASASGSIAIISDSIASPTTLKAIDDFKVRFPNTKHVVFDAISYNSITTANEQMFGKSVIPSYDFSKADVIVGIGADFLGTWVSPVEFTKQYIKNRKIADKDEPKMSKHWQFEATMTITGGKADNRITVSPDEEGTVAVALLKALGGTGATVTLDPKLQETVSKVAADLSANKGKSLVVCGSKNANVQMVVNAINNLLGNYGNTIDLNRPYKLYQGNDKAMVDLVEEMNAGRVGAAILLSGANPAYNYRESEKFISGLKKVALTVSMSDRIDETAEHVTYLCPDNHFLESWGDAEVKEGCYSLTQPTIAPLFDTRPAQESLLRWSGNEAQYYDYLRSNWQQNIFPKQSLLNSFDSFWDKSLHDGIFEVNNPSKTAVGVIGGMYANRAIESGKQETKTETGTVNAVSIPASGDINAAVQAISQTAGNSGLKLVVYESVLMGDGRYANNPFLQETPDPISKVCWDNFVAVSKKMADEKGWKEHDMVEVKAGNYAVQLPIVFQPGQKADTISISLGYGRTRAGVPQCNVGKNAFPFVGFDGKHFTYTVSSGVSIEKVGGRYELPRTQTHHTIDDTGVGKNKRPLIRETNLLTYQKDKWAGNHISKKLKENQDEYFFTLYGKDNEYGPHTELYTRGLHWGLSIDLNTCVGCNACVTACNIENNIPIVGAQEVVRAHEMHWMRIDRYYSGDMENPDVTFMPMMCQHCDNAPCENVCPVAATNHSSEGINQMAYNRCIGTRYCANNCPYKVRRFNWYDYQGADSFYKNTIFDNDEHIMLEDLTRMVLNPDVTVRSRGVIEKCSFCVQRIQEGKLEAKKANRKLQDGEIKTACQQVCPADAIVFGDVNDPTTEVSILTANERSYRLLEELHVLPGVAYLTQIRNREAMDEENQSQVDKHQG; from the coding sequence ATGCAGCACAAGAAATATTGGAAAGGTTTCGAGGAATTGAACGAAGACTCAAAATTCCTTCAAGAAAAACGCAACGAATTTCCCGAAGATTTACCCATTTTAAATGAGTTGGGTAATGTTGTCAATGAAAACACAGCCACCCGTCGGGATTTTCTAAAAGTTTTAGGGTTCAGCGTTACGGCCGCTGCCATAGCTGCCAGTTGCGAGATACCCGTAAGACGGGCAATTCCTTATGCCATCAAACCTGAAGAATTAGTTCCCGGTATTGCCAATTTTTATGCCTCCTCATTTTTAAGTGGCAATGACTATTGCAGTATTCTCGTAAAAACCCGCGAAGGAAGACCAATAAAAATTGAAGGCAATCCTTTGTCGGAAATTACACAAGGTGCTACAAATGCTCGCGCTCAAGCTGCCGTAGTCAGCTTATATGACGGGTCCAGAAGTCTGTCTCCAAAAAAGGATGGTGAAGTTGCTGATTGGAAAACCATTGATGGGGAAATTAAGCAGAAATTAGCTTCAGCAAGCGGATCTATTGCGATCATCTCAGATAGCATCGCAAGCCCGACAACTTTGAAGGCTATTGATGATTTTAAAGTTCGTTTTCCCAATACCAAACATGTAGTTTTTGACGCTATTTCATACAACAGCATCACAACGGCCAACGAACAAATGTTTGGTAAGTCAGTGATACCTTCTTATGATTTTAGTAAGGCAGATGTGATCGTTGGGATCGGTGCAGATTTTTTAGGAACCTGGGTTTCGCCAGTCGAATTTACCAAACAATACATTAAAAATCGCAAAATTGCTGACAAAGATGAGCCAAAAATGTCTAAACATTGGCAATTTGAAGCGACGATGACCATAACAGGAGGAAAGGCTGATAATCGGATTACGGTAAGTCCTGATGAAGAAGGCACAGTGGCAGTTGCGCTACTAAAAGCCTTGGGTGGAACCGGTGCTACGGTAACTTTAGATCCAAAATTACAGGAAACAGTTTCAAAAGTTGCTGCCGATCTTAGTGCTAATAAAGGTAAATCTTTGGTGGTTTGTGGTTCAAAAAATGCCAATGTTCAAATGGTCGTTAATGCCATCAACAACTTGTTGGGCAATTATGGCAACACCATAGATTTAAACCGTCCATACAAACTTTATCAGGGTAACGATAAAGCGATGGTTGATTTAGTCGAAGAGATGAATGCAGGCAGAGTAGGTGCAGCCATTCTACTTAGTGGTGCAAATCCTGCCTATAATTATCGGGAAAGTGAGAAATTTATCAGCGGATTGAAAAAAGTTGCGTTGACGGTTTCTATGTCCGACCGGATTGACGAAACTGCTGAACATGTAACTTATCTATGTCCGGATAATCACTTTTTGGAATCATGGGGCGATGCTGAAGTAAAAGAAGGCTGTTACAGTCTTACACAACCCACTATTGCACCGTTGTTTGATACTCGTCCTGCACAGGAAAGTTTGCTAAGATGGTCAGGCAATGAAGCCCAATACTACGATTATCTTCGCAGTAACTGGCAGCAAAATATTTTCCCCAAGCAAAGTCTTTTAAACAGTTTTGATTCGTTTTGGGACAAATCTTTGCACGACGGAATTTTTGAGGTAAATAACCCTTCCAAAACTGCCGTTGGGGTAATTGGAGGCATGTATGCCAACCGAGCCATTGAATCCGGTAAACAAGAGACCAAAACCGAAACAGGAACTGTCAATGCAGTCAGTATTCCTGCATCAGGTGATATCAATGCTGCTGTACAGGCTATTTCTCAAACTGCCGGCAATTCAGGATTAAAATTGGTGGTGTATGAAAGTGTGCTGATGGGCGACGGACGATATGCCAACAATCCTTTCCTTCAGGAAACACCCGACCCGATTTCAAAAGTATGCTGGGATAATTTTGTTGCTGTTTCTAAAAAAATGGCAGACGAAAAAGGCTGGAAAGAACATGATATGGTTGAAGTTAAAGCAGGCAATTATGCTGTTCAACTCCCCATAGTTTTCCAACCCGGTCAAAAAGCAGATACAATTTCTATTTCTTTGGGATATGGCAGAACACGAGCCGGAGTTCCGCAGTGTAATGTCGGTAAAAATGCATTTCCTTTTGTCGGCTTTGATGGCAAACACTTTACCTATACCGTTTCTTCCGGAGTAAGTATCGAAAAAGTTGGCGGTCGTTATGAACTTCCCCGAACTCAAACCCATCATACTATTGATGATACAGGGGTAGGGAAAAACAAACGTCCTCTCATTCGGGAAACAAATTTACTCACCTATCAGAAAGACAAATGGGCAGGTAATCATATCAGCAAGAAACTGAAAGAAAATCAGGACGAATATTTCTTTACCCTTTACGGAAAAGACAATGAGTATGGCCCCCACACCGAACTTTATACGCGAGGATTACATTGGGGTTTGTCAATAGATCTAAATACATGTGTGGGGTGCAATGCCTGTGTAACTGCTTGTAATATCGAAAACAATATCCCGATAGTCGGAGCTCAGGAAGTAGTCAGGGCACATGAAATGCATTGGATGCGTATTGACCGGTATTATTCGGGAGATATGGAAAATCCGGATGTTACGTTTATGCCTATGATGTGTCAACATTGCGACAACGCTCCCTGCGAAAACGTTTGCCCGGTTGCAGCAACTAACCACAGCAGCGAAGGAATCAATCAAATGGCGTATAACCGTTGTATCGGTACCCGTTATTGCGCGAACAACTGTCCTTACAAAGTTCGCCGTTTCAACTGGTACGATTATCAGGGCGCAGACAGCTTTTACAAAAACACAATTTTTGATAATGATGAGCATATCATGTTGGAAGACTTAACCCGCATGGTCCTCAATCCCGATGTAACAGTTCGTTCCCGCGGAGTAATTGAAAAATGCAGTTTCTGTGTTCAACGCATTCAGGAAGGTAAATTGGAAGCTAAAAAAGCAAATCGCAAGTTGCAGGATGGTGAAATTAAAACCGCTTGTCAACAAGTTTGCCCTGCCGATGCTATTGTTTTTGGAGATGTCAATGACCCAACGACAGAGGTTTCAATTTTAACTGCTAACGAGCGCAGCTACCGTTTGTTAGAAGAATTACATGTGCTTCCCGGAGTAGCTTATTTAACCCAGATCCGCAATCGTGAAGCAATGGATGAAGAAAATCAGTCTCAAGTAGATAAACATCAAGGATAA
- the nrfD gene encoding polysulfide reductase NrfD, whose translation MHYTSPIREPLITGNKSLHNITEDISRSIEQPPRLWWIAFLVSGAIATMGVLLILYTIWKGIGVWGLNKTVNWAWDITNFVWWIGIGHAGTLISAILLLFRQRWRTGVNRAAEAMTIFAVMCAGLFPLIHMGRIWLGFFIFPYPNTRGILWPNFNSPLLWDVFAISTYFTVSLLFWYTGLLPDIATIRDRSKGWAKAIYARLCFGWTGTAKQWQRFESLSLVLAGLSTPLVLSVHSIVSFDFATSVIPGWHTTIFPPYFVAGAIFSGFAMVLTLMLIARKVMNLENYITIAHIESMNKIIVMTGSIVGIAYITEFFVAWYSGNVYEQWVFIRNRVADPFIFGPMLGVEPAPYWWAYWSMMTCNVLSPQIFWFKKLRRSVIVTFIMSIFINIGMWFERFVIIVTSLHRDYIPSSWTYYSPTLVEVGIFVGTIGIFLTFFLLFCRYLPVIAIAEVKAILKVAGDQHIKAIAEKEKIEEEKSYSGGANLAGALDKDDK comes from the coding sequence ATGCACTATACTTCTCCCATTAGAGAACCTTTAATTACCGGCAACAAATCTCTTCACAATATTACAGAAGACATAAGCCGGAGTATAGAACAACCACCCCGTCTTTGGTGGATTGCTTTTCTTGTTTCGGGAGCAATTGCAACCATGGGTGTTTTGCTCATTCTTTATACAATCTGGAAAGGCATTGGTGTCTGGGGTTTAAATAAAACCGTAAACTGGGCATGGGATATTACCAACTTCGTTTGGTGGATTGGTATTGGTCACGCCGGTACTCTGATTTCAGCAATTTTATTGTTGTTCAGACAACGCTGGCGAACCGGAGTGAACCGTGCAGCAGAAGCAATGACAATTTTTGCGGTCATGTGTGCCGGTTTATTCCCTTTAATTCACATGGGTCGGATTTGGCTCGGATTTTTCATCTTTCCATATCCCAACACAAGGGGTATCCTTTGGCCTAACTTTAACTCTCCGCTACTTTGGGACGTATTTGCCATCAGTACCTATTTCACGGTTTCTCTTTTGTTTTGGTACACAGGCCTTTTACCGGATATCGCTACTATTCGCGACCGCTCAAAAGGATGGGCTAAAGCAATTTATGCCCGCCTCTGTTTTGGATGGACAGGCACCGCGAAACAATGGCAGCGTTTTGAATCATTAAGCCTTGTTTTGGCAGGATTATCAACTCCTCTGGTTCTTTCAGTTCACTCTATCGTAAGTTTTGACTTTGCTACTTCTGTTATTCCCGGATGGCATACCACTATTTTCCCTCCTTATTTCGTTGCAGGGGCTATTTTTTCTGGATTTGCGATGGTTTTAACCCTGATGCTTATTGCCCGAAAAGTGATGAACCTCGAAAACTATATTACGATTGCCCACATAGAATCAATGAATAAAATTATAGTCATGACCGGTTCGATTGTCGGAATTGCCTATATCACTGAATTTTTTGTTGCCTGGTATTCGGGAAATGTTTATGAGCAATGGGTATTTATACGGAACAGGGTGGCAGATCCTTTCATATTCGGCCCAATGTTAGGCGTTGAACCTGCTCCTTATTGGTGGGCTTATTGGTCTATGATGACCTGTAATGTATTGTCACCGCAAATATTCTGGTTCAAAAAATTACGCCGTAGTGTGATTGTTACTTTTATCATGTCTATCTTCATCAATATAGGTATGTGGTTTGAGCGTTTTGTGATTATTGTTACTTCACTACACCGCGACTATATCCCTTCAAGTTGGACTTATTACTCTCCGACGTTGGTGGAAGTAGGCATTTTTGTCGGAACGATAGGTATATTTTTGACTTTCTTCCTTCTTTTCTGCCGCTACTTACCGGTTATTGCAATTGCAGAAGTGAAGGCTATCTTAAAAGTAGCCGGCGACCAGCATATTAAGGCTATTGCAGAAAAAGAAAAAATCGAAGAAGAAAAATCTTACAGTGGAGGAGCCAATTTGGCAGGAGCGCTTGATAAAGACGATAAATAA
- a CDS encoding DUF3341 domain-containing protein, translating into MKHKYLVGVYNDDDVLLNAVAKVRKDGYKIHEVFTPFPVHGLDEAMGLQDTRLHTIGFVFGAIGTLTALSVMSYTMAIDWPVIVGGKPFFSFPAYGPIGFELTVLFASVGMTVVYYLRNGFSVLKEAEIVDTRITDDKFVMAFCLKRYHEEADINNITRLMKESGAEEIYVKEMENELAPNLFRQDGGSITEHAHHH; encoded by the coding sequence ATGAAACATAAATATTTAGTTGGAGTATATAACGACGATGATGTGCTGTTGAATGCGGTAGCTAAAGTTCGCAAAGACGGCTATAAAATTCATGAAGTTTTTACTCCGTTTCCGGTTCATGGATTGGATGAAGCAATGGGTTTGCAAGACACCCGGCTTCATACCATAGGGTTTGTATTCGGTGCTATCGGAACACTGACTGCTCTGTCTGTTATGTCTTATACAATGGCAATAGATTGGCCGGTGATTGTAGGTGGAAAACCCTTTTTCAGTTTTCCTGCTTATGGTCCGATTGGATTTGAATTGACCGTACTTTTTGCATCGGTCGGCATGACGGTTGTTTACTATTTACGTAATGGGTTTTCTGTATTGAAAGAAGCCGAAATTGTAGATACCCGGATAACCGACGATAAGTTTGTAATGGCTTTTTGTCTTAAACGCTATCACGAAGAAGCTGATATCAACAACATCACCAGGTTGATGAAAGAAAGTGGTGCCGAAGAAATATATGTCAAGGAAATGGAAAACGAATTAGCCCCTAATCTTTTCAGACAAGATGGAGGTTCAATTACTGAACATGCCCATCATCATTAA
- a CDS encoding OmpA family protein: MHKHTILFFVTAVIVLFFAGCRAGGDFTGREYMPDMAHSVAYEYYTPSRPVMVDGQMVNLFTDGKSAREPVKGTIPRGYMPYHYPDTPEGYEAAGAELVNPYNKVHAQITEKGKALYTVNCAICHGDKGDGKGFIVSNGKYPAPPPSYFEDRILVLSEGKMFHSVQHGKNLMGSYAGQLNKDERWQVISYIKQLQAAHILANDSLAVQSKATIEDVLAAITGQNKSYTKGMNFPKLPASGTTGMTDASVEAPVTFVESELDKITAQARELKAGEVVKLNNVFYSSGKFNLRSESNIELDKLIALLNSKPAMKIEIDGHTDNQGDAAANQTLSTERAKAVYDYLVSKGIDKTRLDFKGFGATKPAAPNTTEEGRAMNRRTEFRVL, encoded by the coding sequence ATGCATAAACATACTATTCTATTTTTTGTAACAGCGGTTATAGTTTTGTTCTTTGCAGGATGCAGGGCAGGAGGAGACTTTACCGGTCGTGAATATATGCCCGACATGGCACATTCTGTTGCGTATGAATACTACACGCCAAGCAGACCAGTTATGGTTGACGGACAAATGGTCAATCTGTTTACTGATGGAAAATCGGCAAGAGAACCGGTAAAAGGTACAATCCCACGAGGATATATGCCTTATCATTATCCGGATACTCCCGAAGGATATGAAGCAGCAGGTGCAGAATTGGTCAATCCTTACAACAAAGTCCATGCTCAGATAACAGAAAAAGGAAAAGCACTATATACGGTGAACTGTGCAATTTGCCATGGAGATAAAGGAGACGGCAAAGGATTTATTGTCAGCAATGGAAAATACCCTGCACCTCCTCCCTCTTATTTTGAAGATCGTATTTTAGTATTAAGCGAAGGTAAAATGTTCCATTCTGTTCAGCACGGAAAAAACCTGATGGGTTCTTATGCCGGGCAACTGAATAAAGACGAGAGGTGGCAAGTCATTTCATATATTAAACAGTTGCAGGCGGCACATATTTTAGCAAACGACAGTTTGGCAGTACAAAGCAAAGCCACAATTGAAGATGTGTTGGCCGCTATTACCGGACAAAATAAGTCTTATACAAAAGGAATGAACTTCCCAAAACTTCCTGCTTCGGGAACAACAGGCATGACAGATGCTTCAGTTGAAGCCCCGGTTACTTTTGTAGAATCTGAATTGGATAAAATTACAGCTCAGGCAAGAGAACTTAAAGCCGGTGAAGTAGTTAAACTAAACAACGTATTTTATTCTTCCGGTAAATTCAACCTGCGCTCTGAATCAAATATAGAATTGGATAAACTGATTGCATTATTAAACAGCAAGCCTGCCATGAAAATTGAGATTGACGGTCATACCGACAATCAAGGTGATGCTGCAGCTAATCAAACATTGTCCACTGAGCGGGCAAAAGCTGTGTATGACTATTTGGTCAGCAAAGGTATTGACAAGACCCGTCTTGACTTCAAAGGCTTTGGCGCTACAAAACCGGCCGCACCAAATACTACCGAAGAAGGAAGAGCAATGAACCGTCGTACTGAATTCAGAGTACTTTAA
- a CDS encoding quinol:cytochrome C oxidoreductase produces MSTVNEKYTITGEAKRFTLILLIAGIVLTALGAFMNLDNPTRLWTGLLYNNVFFLMLGLVAAFFLSTHIVGYGGWITLFRRVPEAMMMYVPIGGVLMILILVFGMHHIYHWSHEELYDPNSPSYDAILDGKRSFLNVSFFLGRAVAYIAIWTGLIWLLRRNSVQSDLGTRQQGRQLYQTSKYIAAIFIVVYAVTSSTSSWDWIMSIQPHWYSTLFGWYNFISIFVTCISFMMLVLVYLTKNGYLQGVNDEHFHDLGKFMFGFSVAWAYLFYSQFMLIWYANIPEETLYFKYRIDNYPVVMWLCVLMNFVTPFFLLITRNIKRDRSHSIMIGAALIIIFGHWLDFYQMTMPGAFANMAHAADNHAAPDGHHAEHAEVVRIGLYEVGLLLTFAGLFVYLMLYNLSKQSLTPVNHPFLKESRVYHT; encoded by the coding sequence ATGAGCACGGTAAACGAAAAATATACCATTACCGGAGAAGCAAAAAGGTTCACCTTAATTTTGCTGATTGCAGGAATTGTGCTTACGGCATTAGGCGCATTTATGAACTTAGATAACCCTACCCGACTTTGGACAGGATTACTATATAATAATGTGTTTTTTCTGATGCTTGGCTTAGTTGCCGCATTTTTCCTCTCAACCCATATTGTAGGTTATGGTGGATGGATTACGCTTTTTAGACGGGTTCCGGAGGCGATGATGATGTATGTTCCTATTGGAGGCGTACTCATGATTCTTATTTTGGTTTTTGGAATGCATCATATCTATCATTGGTCGCACGAAGAATTATATGATCCAAACAGCCCTTCTTACGATGCTATTTTAGATGGCAAGCGAAGTTTTCTGAATGTAAGTTTCTTTTTGGGGCGTGCTGTAGCTTATATTGCTATTTGGACAGGGTTAATTTGGCTGCTTCGCCGGAATTCTGTTCAAAGCGACTTAGGAACAAGACAACAAGGAAGACAATTGTATCAAACCAGTAAATATATAGCTGCCATCTTTATTGTTGTTTATGCGGTTACCAGCTCAACTTCTTCATGGGATTGGATCATGTCAATTCAGCCTCATTGGTATAGTACTTTGTTTGGTTGGTATAACTTTATCAGTATTTTTGTAACTTGCATATCGTTCATGATGCTTGTTTTGGTATATCTTACTAAAAACGGCTATTTACAAGGAGTAAACGATGAGCATTTTCACGATTTAGGAAAGTTTATGTTTGGGTTTAGTGTTGCATGGGCTTATTTGTTCTATTCTCAGTTTATGCTGATTTGGTATGCCAATATACCCGAAGAGACCCTTTATTTTAAATACAGGATTGACAATTATCCGGTGGTGATGTGGTTATGTGTGTTGATGAACTTTGTGACTCCTTTCTTCCTGTTAATTACCAGAAATATTAAAAGAGATCGTTCCCATAGTATTATGATTGGCGCTGCGCTCATTATTATCTTTGGCCATTGGCTTGATTTTTATCAAATGACAATGCCGGGAGCTTTTGCCAATATGGCACACGCTGCCGACAATCATGCTGCACCTGACGGACATCATGCCGAACATGCAGAAGTAGTAAGAATAGGACTTTATGAAGTCGGATTGTTGTTAACATTTGCCGGTTTGTTTGTTTATTTAATGTTGTATAACTTGTCTAAACAATCTTTAACCCCTGTAAACCATCCGTTTCTTAAAGAAAGCAGGGTTTATCATACCTAA
- a CDS encoding cytochrome c oxidase subunit II, whose product MLTTTLGLLIIALVLLIIFQLAKTNEMIIALKGEEEAMHNANRFNGRMFLFFLIFGTIASVWSTFHYAPLYLPVPSSEHGVWLRDMFFWTLVATVPVFFLTHIALFWYSFKYRRDGTNTAYYFPGSNKLELIWTAIPAVVMILLVYEGLRSWYKITGPAPQEAVEIEATGQQFFWTLRYGGEDNKIGKKSVKLIGGDNALGLDWEDTANHDDFIADEMHIKLGQPVLVRINAIDVLHSFYLPHFRVKMDAVPGIPTQFWFTPTKTTKQMREELNNPDFNYELACAELCGQAHFNMRKVVVVDDEADYNAWKAQQQPIYVKLGLNKTTTPEKTGTGNIENQPDSDKAQKSKTSKI is encoded by the coding sequence ATGTTAACAACAACATTAGGTCTGCTGATTATAGCACTTGTCTTGCTTATTATCTTTCAGTTAGCAAAGACGAATGAGATGATTATTGCTCTTAAAGGAGAGGAAGAAGCTATGCATAATGCCAATAGGTTTAATGGCAGGATGTTTCTGTTTTTCCTTATTTTTGGAACTATCGCTTCTGTTTGGTCAACTTTTCACTATGCACCTCTATATTTACCTGTTCCTTCTTCCGAGCATGGAGTGTGGTTGCGTGACATGTTTTTTTGGACTTTAGTTGCGACAGTACCTGTATTTTTCCTTACCCATATTGCTTTGTTCTGGTATTCTTTCAAATACAGAAGAGATGGCACAAACACCGCATACTACTTTCCGGGAAGCAATAAATTAGAATTGATCTGGACTGCAATTCCTGCTGTTGTAATGATTCTTTTGGTTTATGAAGGATTGAGAAGTTGGTACAAAATTACCGGCCCTGCACCACAGGAAGCAGTTGAGATAGAAGCTACCGGGCAACAGTTTTTCTGGACCCTCCGTTATGGTGGAGAAGATAATAAAATTGGCAAAAAATCGGTCAAGTTAATAGGCGGAGACAATGCACTTGGATTGGATTGGGAAGATACTGCCAATCATGATGACTTCATTGCAGACGAAATGCATATTAAATTAGGTCAGCCTGTATTAGTTCGCATCAATGCTATTGATGTTCTGCATAGTTTTTATCTGCCTCATTTCAGGGTAAAAATGGACGCTGTTCCCGGTATTCCAACTCAGTTCTGGTTTACACCAACTAAAACAACCAAACAAATGCGGGAGGAACTCAATAACCCCGACTTTAACTATGAATTGGCTTGTGCTGAGTTATGCGGACAGGCACATTTTAATATGCGAAAAGTCGTTGTTGTTGACGATGAAGCTGATTATAATGCATGGAAAGCCCAACAGCAACCAATTTATGTTAAATTGGGCTTAAATAAAACTACGACTCCCGAAAAAACGGGAACAGGAAATATAGAAAATCAACCAGACAGCGATAAGGCGCAGAAATCTAAAACTTCAAAAATATAA
- a CDS encoding cbb3-type cytochrome c oxidase subunit I, with the protein MAITESGTEIKIDVHDHHDHHEHEHHHEESFISKYIFSQDHKMIARQFLITGIIWSFIGVLFSVLFRLQLAWPDESFPILEYLLGKWAEGGKLAPNFYYALVTMHGTIMVFFVLTAGLSGTFSNLLIPLQIGARDMASPFLNMLSYWFFFLAGMIMLVSLFISTGPADGGWTAYPPLSALPQASTGSEFGMTLWLLSMAMFVVSSLLGGLNYITTILNMRTEGMTMMRMPLTMWAFFFTAVLGVLSFPVLLSGAILLLFDRHLGTSFYLSDIYIGGQPLTNAAGELLQGGSPILFQHLFWFLGHPEVYIVILPAMGMVSHVLATNSRKPIFGYSAMVMSILAITVLAFLVWAHHMFISGLNPFIGSIFVLFTLLIAVPSAIKVFNWIGTIWRGNINFTPDTLFSIGFVSLFISGGLTGIYLGNSALDIPLHDTYFVVAHFHIVMGLAAGFGLFVGVYHWFPKLFNGRQMNNTLGYIHFWITFIGSYCIFWPMHYLGMTGVPRRYFQFSNFETFDVYSSLNVFITLAALLVFFAQFLFIINFIHSALYGKKMTSLNPYHSNSLEWTTPMAPGHGNWPGAIPSVYRGPYEYGKGGLDYVPQHLPDNQIWKDKPNNEQA; encoded by the coding sequence ATGGCTATCACTGAAAGCGGAACTGAAATAAAAATTGATGTTCATGACCACCATGACCACCATGAACATGAACATCATCATGAAGAAAGTTTTATAAGCAAATACATCTTTAGCCAGGATCATAAAATGATTGCCAGGCAATTTTTAATCACAGGTATAATATGGTCCTTTATAGGGGTATTATTTTCTGTCTTGTTTAGGTTGCAATTAGCTTGGCCTGATGAATCTTTCCCTATCCTGGAATATTTGTTAGGTAAGTGGGCAGAAGGTGGGAAATTAGCTCCCAATTTTTATTATGCATTAGTTACCATGCACGGTACAATCATGGTATTTTTTGTACTCACTGCAGGGTTGAGTGGAACTTTCAGTAACTTACTCATACCTCTTCAGATAGGAGCAAGAGATATGGCCTCTCCTTTCTTGAATATGTTGTCTTATTGGTTCTTCTTTTTAGCAGGGATGATCATGTTGGTTTCCTTGTTTATATCAACAGGTCCTGCTGACGGAGGCTGGACAGCTTACCCACCTTTAAGTGCTTTACCACAGGCAAGTACAGGTTCTGAATTTGGTATGACTCTTTGGTTGTTGAGTATGGCAATGTTTGTTGTATCTTCATTGCTTGGAGGTTTGAACTATATTACAACCATTTTAAACATGCGTACCGAAGGTATGACCATGATGCGTATGCCTTTGACCATGTGGGCTTTTTTCTTTACCGCAGTTTTAGGGGTATTGTCTTTTCCAGTTCTTCTCTCAGGAGCTATATTGCTGCTTTTTGACCGCCATTTAGGCACAAGTTTTTACCTTTCAGATATCTATATCGGCGGTCAACCACTTACCAATGCAGCAGGCGAGTTACTGCAGGGAGGAAGCCCTATTTTGTTTCAGCACCTGTTCTGGTTTTTAGGACACCCTGAAGTTTATATCGTGATTTTACCTGCAATGGGTATGGTATCCCATGTCTTGGCTACCAATAGCCGGAAACCGATTTTTGGTTACTCAGCAATGGTGATGTCCATTCTGGCAATTACTGTTTTGGCCTTTCTTGTGTGGGCACACCACATGTTTATTTCAGGACTGAACCCATTCATAGGCTCAATTTTCGTGTTGTTCACTCTTTTAATTGCGGTACCTTCAGCAATCAAGGTTTTTAACTGGATTGGAACTATTTGGCGAGGAAATATCAATTTTACGCCTGATACTTTATTTTCAATCGGTTTTGTTTCTTTGTTTATTTCCGGAGGTTTAACCGGTATCTATTTAGGTAACTCAGCTTTAGACATTCCGCTTCACGATACTTATTTTGTTGTTGCACACTTTCATATTGTAATGGGGCTCGCAGCAGGGTTCGGACTTTTTGTGGGTGTTTATCATTGGTTTCCTAAACTGTTCAACGGCAGACAGATGAACAACACTTTAGGCTATATACACTTTTGGATAACCTTTATCGGAAGTTACTGCATCTTCTGGCCGATGCACTATCTTGGAATGACCGGTGTTCCACGCCGCTACTTCCAGTTCAGCAACTTTGAAACTTTTGATGTTTATAGTAGCTTGAATGTATTTATTACACTTGCCGCGCTTCTGGTTTTCTTTGCACAGTTTCTTTTTATCATTAATTTCATTCACAGCGCCCTCTACGGCAAGAAAATGACCTCCCTAAATCCTTACCATTCAAATTCTTTGGAATGGACAACTCCGATGGCTCCCGGACATGGCAACTGGCCCGGTGCTATCCCAAGTGTTTACCGTGGACCCTATGAATATGGTAAAGGAGGATTGGACTATGTTCCACAACACCTTCCGGATAATCAGATCTGGAAGGATAAACCTAATAACGAGCAAGCATAG